The Pseudomonas sp. FP2309 genomic sequence GCTTACGGGCAATGACGCCACGCTTTACACGAGCCATGAGTTACTTCCTCTATTCTTGATCCAAAAATTAACGAAGGCGCAGCATGCGCTCGACTTTTGCCACGTCAGACGGATGCAGCAAGCTGCTACCGCGCAGTTGACGCTTACGCTTGGTCGACATTTTGGTCAGGATG encodes the following:
- the rpmI gene encoding 50S ribosomal protein L35, with translation MPKMKTKSGAAKRFLKTANGIKHKHAFKSHILTKMSTKRKRQLRGSSLLHPSDVAKVERMLRLR